The Armatimonadota bacterium genome includes the window GTGCAGGGGGGACTGGCACGAGATGCGGTAGTACCCCGTCGGCCTCTTCTCGTCGTCCAGGTACGCGACGACGCTGTACCAGTCGTCCATGAAGTCGAACCTGAGACCTGTCGAGCCGTGATGGCCGTTCCGGGGCGCTTGCGGCACGGTGAACTGAGTTATCAACAGCCCCGGGAGCTGTGCGACCAACTCGTTCTCGAACTGCTGAGAAGCGCTGCCATACTGTCTGAAACTGAACCTTGCTGCTTCAGAACGGGCCACTGCATGCTCCTGGAGTGCGTATGGGATACTCGGAGTGACAGGCCGTCTCTACGTCGGCCGCCGGGTCACTCGGTCGGCATCTTCAGCGCCTTCTTTGCCTTCTTGACGAGCACCTCTGGGTCGAACGGCTTCATAATGTAGTCGGATACCCAGAGCTGCCTCGCCTCGTCCACGGAGATGCTCGCGGTCTTCGCGGTAAGCATGATGACGGGTACCTTGGAGGTCTTCCTGCGGGAGCGGATCTGCCGCAGAACCTCCATGCCGTCCATCAGAGGCATCATTATGTCGAGTATCACGAGATCAGGCATCTCCGCCTCAACGAGCGCGAGCCCGCTCTGCCCGTCCGCGGCGGTGATCGTGTCGAAACCTTCCTTCTCAAACCTGAACTGGAGCAGGCGGACTACATCCGCTTCGTCATCCACTATCAACACCCTGGCCATGTCTCCACCTCCCTCGTATGCGTTCGGCGTGCCGACCGCGAGGCTCGTCACTATCCGACTGCGGCGATCGGTATCGTAAAGCTGAAGGTGCTGCCGTGACCCTTTTCGCTTTCGACCCAGATCTTTCCTCCGTGCATCTCGACCAGATGCTTCGTGATCGCCAGCCCGAGTCCGGTCCCTCGGATCTGTCTGACGGAATCGCTCTCTCCGCGGTAGAACATCTGGAAGAGCTTGCCGCGCTCCTCAGGTGCGATTCCCATGCCGGTGTCTATCACCTTGATCAACACGTTCTTGTCCACGCGGTAAGCGGTCAGTTTGATGGTAGTAGAATCGGCGCTGTACTTGACCGCGTTCGAGACGAGATTCGCGAGGATTTGTCCGAGCCTGTTCGCGTCCGCCCGCACGGGCGGCAGGTCAGCCTCCACGTCGGTCACTATCGAGATGCTCTTCTCGTCCGCAAGGGCCTTCAGCGATTCTAGTTCGTGCTCGCACACCTCGGTGAGGTCCACCGGCGTCAGCACCAGGTCGAGTCGCCCGGACTGGATCTTGGATATGTCGAGCAGATCGTTCACGAGCGCCACCAGCCGGTCCGTGTTCCGGCTCACAGTTGTGAGAAACTCAGTCTGCACCTCATTCAGTTCGCCCGAGTGTCCCGCCAGTATGGTCTTAACGTAACCCTGGATCGAGGTCAGCGGCGTCCTCAGTTCATGGGATACGAGCGAGACGAACTCGGTCTTGAGATGGCTGATCTCCTCAAGTGCGCGCCGCGTAACCTCTTCCTTGAGCAGTCTCTCGTCGAGCAGCGCTCGCTGCAGTGCGATTGCGGACGTGCGCGACGCCGTCTGCAGCAGTTCGTGTTCGGAGGGCTGGAGTTTCTTCGCATCCCTGAAGTAGAGGCTGAACACCCCGATCGGCTCATCGGCCGGAATGAGCGGCACGGCGATCACGGACGTGTAGCTCTCCATGCGCGCCATCTCTCGCCAGGCCGCGAATCGGCGGTCCTTGAACACGTTGCTGATCGCATAAATCTTCTTGTTGCGGATGGCGAGCGCGGCCGGACTCTGCCCGTTCGGCGTGTCGGGCGCTATGGATACCTGCACGTTCTCGTTGGCAACCCGGGTGTACTCGTCGGACAGGCCGTAGATCGCGCCTGTCTGCAGGTACATTCCCGTCTCGTCGAGCAGCCTGATGGACCCGAACTTCGCGCCGAACGACAGGCACATGTGCGATACGACGAACGTGAGGGCGCTCGGAACGTCGAGGGCGGACGCCAGTTCCTGCGCGAGACGGTAGAGTATCTTCTGCTCCGATAGACGCCTCTTCGCCTGTTCGTACAGCCGGGCGTTCTCTATCGCAACCGCCGCCTGTCCGGCGAGGGAGAGCAGTAGGTGCTGGTCTTCCTCCGTGAACCATTTCGGCTCAGTGCACGCGACCGTGAGGACTCCTATTGTCTTGGATTCGAGGAGCAGCGGGACTGAGACCATCGAGGAAATCGGTTCAGCATCGTTCGGGAAATAGTCCATGCGCGGCTCGGACCGGCAGTCGTTCACTATGAGCGGCGTTCCGTGCTCTGCCACCCAGCCGGGCACCCCCTGGCCTACTTTGAGCCGGATTCGCTTCATGGTCTGCTTGCCGAGCCCCTGCGAAGCGCGGATGACCATGTCGCCGGTGCTCGGCTCGATCAGCCTGACGCTGCTTATGTCCGTGCCGAGAAGCCGATTAGCCTCGTCCATGACTACGTTCAGCGCCCAGCGGGTGTTCGTGGATGCGCCGATTGTCTGCGCCACCTTCGAGATCGCGTCGAGCGCGTCGGAACGGTGCCGCGCCTCTTCCAGCAGTCGGGCGGTCTCGATGGCCGCCCCCGCCTGATTCGCCAGAAGGAACACCGGCTCGAGCCTTTCGGAAAGTATCCTGCCCGACTTGTTCCAGAACGCCGCGAGAATCCCGGCGGGAGAGCCTTTGTGGACTATCGGGACGATGACCGCCGCCCCGAGCGACTTCTTGCGTGCCAATGTGCGAAGTCCCGGGTGCTCTGCAATCTCAGTCAGGATCAGAGGCTCGAGAGCGGTCGCCGACTCGGCGGGGAACTGGCCCCCGAGGGAGTCTACCAGGCCTCTTGCGACGTCTGTCGGCAGGTTGTAGCTCGCGCCGTAGAAATAGACCTTCCTCTGCTTGTCGTGAAGGGCTATCCAGCTCGCATCAGCATTGGCGAGGTTGACCGTCGCCTCGACGACGGTCTGCGCGAGGTCGTGAAGCTCAGGGCTGGCGGAGAGCATGCGCCCGATCTCGTATAGAGTGGACAGTTCCCAGTGCAGGTCTCTCATCAGAGAGCCCTCCTAGATAGTGATCTCCATCCCGTCGTAGGCCACCTGGATCCCTTCCGCGGCCACGCAATCGGCGATCTCTTCGTGTAACACTCCGGCATTGTGCGAGAAGTGCGTCAGGACGTAGATGCCGTCGGCGAAACTGCCGATCTCCTCCAGGCGGTGCTTCATCGCAAATACCTTTTCGAACCCCATATGCCCCTTTCCTCCCGAGCCGGGCCCACTCGTACATTCGGAGATCACCACGTCGAACGCGTGTTTCCTGAAGAAATCCCATGTCTCCTCCGGGTATTCGCCGAAGTCGCACGCGTAGAGGGCCGTCCATCCGCCGGACTGCACCACGTAGTTGAAACAGAGATCGTCGGGCATGTGCAGGGCAACGACCGGCGTGAAAGTGTAGCCTTCGACCTCGACCGGCTTGTACGGCTCGAGTTCGTGCAGAGTGGCCGTGGTGTCCGCGTGGCTGCCGAGCACCTCGGCCGCGCGCGTCACTACCGTCTTGTTCCCGTGGATGCTGAGCGGATTTGGGTGGCACTTGGCAAACCCGGGTACGAGCCAGTGCAGCTCCCGGAAGGAGAAATGGTCGAAGTGCGGATGCGTGATGAACAGGTTCTCGAGGTCGACCGTGTTCAGTCCCAGGATCGTAGTGTGATACCAGATGTCCGGCGATAGATCGATCAGATGCCTGCCGCCGAACACTGCCGACGAACGGCTGCGATATTCCTTGCCGCCCAGCACTCTAGCCTTGGTGCATGTCGGGCATCCGCAGTATATCGAGGGAATCCCTTCAGCGGCGGCGGTGCCGAGTATCTTGATGTGCATGTCTACTTGTCCTCCAATGTGAACTCCACCGTGACGATCTTCTTCGCCGGCACGTCGAACTTGACGACGCCGTCCGCGCCCATGATTAATTCACGCTCCGGCTCCTCGTTCAGGTTGGTCGCCCTGGCGGACGCAGCGCGATCCATTCGGACGGTGGCACCGTGAATCTGCTTGTCAAGGATGTTGAAGAACCGAACGATCACCGTATCCCTGTCCTCCGCCTTCTTGACGGCGGTTACCAGCAGTTCTGACGGCGTGACATCTAGGAAGCTGTGCGCCATCGGAAGGTCGCCGTCATGTGCGTCGGTCTGGATGCAGTACATCGGCACATCATGCTGGTGTGCCTGGACCCAGACCCTGGCTTCTTCCCAACTGTCGGCGTGAGGCACGATGGAATATTCGAAGCGATGAAGACCGGGCCACTGCGCGCCGGGAGTCAGCTTCGCTCCCGGTGCGTCCGATCCGCCGCTCAACCGTCCAACGCTCCGCTGAAGCGTTAGGGCGACCGTTCGCTCCGAGTCGTCGTAGACCTCGTACTCCGGCATGCCCCTGTTGACAATCGTCAAGCCGCGAGTACCGTCGTTTACATCGACCCACACGCGCTGAGGATAGTACGGCGCGGCGTTAGCCCAGTCCGCCGGCGGACGAACGGGCCGCGTCACGACGTCGAACTGCCCCTCCGCATGCGAAACGTC containing:
- a CDS encoding GAF domain-containing protein, yielding MRDLHWELSTLYEIGRMLSASPELHDLAQTVVEATVNLANADASWIALHDKQRKVYFYGASYNLPTDVARGLVDSLGGQFPAESATALEPLILTEIAEHPGLRTLARKKSLGAAVIVPIVHKGSPAGILAAFWNKSGRILSERLEPVFLLANQAGAAIETARLLEEARHRSDALDAISKVAQTIGASTNTRWALNVVMDEANRLLGTDISSVRLIEPSTGDMVIRASQGLGKQTMKRIRLKVGQGVPGWVAEHGTPLIVNDCRSEPRMDYFPNDAEPISSMVSVPLLLESKTIGVLTVACTEPKWFTEEDQHLLLSLAGQAAVAIENARLYEQAKRRLSEQKILYRLAQELASALDVPSALTFVVSHMCLSFGAKFGSIRLLDETGMYLQTGAIYGLSDEYTRVANENVQVSIAPDTPNGQSPAALAIRNKKIYAISNVFKDRRFAAWREMARMESYTSVIAVPLIPADEPIGVFSLYFRDAKKLQPSEHELLQTASRTSAIALQRALLDERLLKEEVTRRALEEISHLKTEFVSLVSHELRTPLTSIQGYVKTILAGHSGELNEVQTEFLTTVSRNTDRLVALVNDLLDISKIQSGRLDLVLTPVDLTEVCEHELESLKALADEKSISIVTDVEADLPPVRADANRLGQILANLVSNAVKYSADSTTIKLTAYRVDKNVLIKVIDTGMGIAPEERGKLFQMFYRGESDSVRQIRGTGLGLAITKHLVEMHGGKIWVESEKGHGSTFSFTIPIAAVG
- a CDS encoding DUF402 domain-containing protein, translating into MARSEAARFSFRQYGSASQQFENELVAQLPGLLITQFTVPQAPRNGHHGSTGLRFDFMDDWYSVVAYLDDEKRPTGYYRISCQSPLHQADGTWKGVGLVLEADVEPDWQYSILHEEEFIQAVEDGWMRVYSAAKARQALRDICKLLDAHSLPQEVMDALGVETGNSDR
- a CDS encoding response regulator, with product MTSLAVGTPNAYEGGGDMARVLIVDDEADVVRLLQFRFEKEGFDTITAADGQSGLALVEAEMPDLVILDIMMPLMDGMEVLRQIRSRRKTSKVPVIMLTAKTASISVDEARQLWVSDYIMKPFDPEVLVKKAKKALKMPTE